From Symphalangus syndactylus isolate Jambi chromosome 21, NHGRI_mSymSyn1-v2.1_pri, whole genome shotgun sequence:
TAACTTGTAAAAATAACacagtaagtggtagagccaggatttgataTAAAAATCGGTCTGACTCTACCTACCAACAATATCTAGGTCTTTACAGGATCTAAAGGCAGTAACAACaagtaaattaatggtaattATAAATGACCTGTCTTACAGGGCTGTTGAAAGAATATACATAAAGCACAAAGCAGAGACAGAGAATCTAAAGGCAGTTTTAATTATCATAAATCACTCACCAACATGGGAAGAAAACCTGATGACCTCACAAAACATGCCATTCCATTTTCCAATaatattcattattaaaaatgCATTCATATCAATCTTGACCAAACTTTACCTTTTGGTGctggttttcctttctggaaCTTCTTAAGTGTTTTTCTAACTTACTTTCTTTCAAACTCTCCTAGTAATAAACTGCTTGCTACACATTCTCTTTATAAAACTGAATACCTACATCTTATTCAATCTTTTCTCTTACAACATGATCATTCTTCTGGGCAAGTCCCTACAGCCCTGAAAACTAAGGCTCCAATCTGAAGACAGTATTTCTTGGGCTGCCTGACCATCAAGGAATAGGCTGTTCCTAATAAATACTTTCATCTTTTTTGACATCTACCCTTTTGTTACTATCACCTAAGACTGGATAAACACTTTTGACAGGCCTGACAACTCACTGACTCATTTAGAGCTTGCAGTCAACTTTTTTCACATATACTTATCTGAACTCAAGCAGTGGAAAGTGTTTAATTCAAATATAGGAATTTATAAGTTATCCCAActaaatttccttttattaaatGGGCCCATTAATAACATCTTTTGAAGGTCTAGATCCCATCATCCAATGAAGTAGTTGACCCTGTCAACTTCAAATCATTTGAAATTTGGTAAGCATGTATCTACCTTCTAAAATATCAACAGAATAGAGTTCACTGAATACTGTTAGAGATTTTATTTCATGTTGGCACAATCTACTAACTCATCTTATTTCAAAAACATAGTccaaaaagagacaaataaaattatctttgttcCCCCAACTGTCCTGGTGAAATCAAAGTACTCACAGGTCCTAAGTAGATCAATCCCACTATTGTGGTTTCCGGGATCAACAAATTTCTCCATGAACTGCTCAGTTAGTGTGAAACTCACACATTTTGTGACCACATCAAATGACTCTGGAACAAGAACAATTGCCTGTTGttttaattataaacatttaaCAAAAATCTCTTTCAGTAATTATTCTCTGAAGTAAAAAGTAAAGGACGTTTCCAGAGGGGTCAGCAACTTCTCTGGCCCTGACTGACACACAGGTTTCATAGATGTCCAATGGATGCCACTGGTTCTCAGTGGCAGGCTGAAGACACAGgcacaaggaagaaaaataaagtggaagCAGTAAAATGAATGGCAGAATAGCTATGTAGAAAGCCtaggaagaaggggagggaacAAAGACCGAAATAAATAGGAATGTTGATCTTCTCATCCAACCCTGCTTTACCAACCATATCCCCATCTCAGGGAATGCCAAATCCACACTTCCAGTTCCTCAGACCAGAAACTTTAGAGTAATTCTTGTACATTTACACTCCATCAGGAAATCCCAGGAATTCTTCCTTCAAACTATGTCCAGAATCCAGCTGCTGCTCAGTGCTACCATTCTGGTGTGAGTCAAATCATCACTTAACCTGAATTACTTCTATAGCCTCCTAACCATAGTCTTGTAGCTTCCACCTTTGTCTGCTGCCTCTGTTCTCACAACAGCCAGGGTGACCAGATCATGGCTCAGCATTGTACTTGGAGTCAACACCAAAGTTCTCATTACGCCTAGAGCCCTCCAGGATTTGCCCCACTCCCACTCCCAAAGTAGGTCTTTAACAGCATACCCAACTTCCCGTCTCTCCCTCCATTCCAGCCCAGTGGCTTCCTTACTGGTCCTTGAATATTTCAGGCATGCTCCCGCCATAGGGCCTTTGCAGTAGATGTCCTTTCCAACCTAAATGACTTCCTCCCCATTTACCCATATGGCCAACTCTTTCGTCTAGTCTTTAACTACATTCTTTACTCAAGTGGTGTCTTCTCAGTGAGACCTACCTTAAGTATCCTTTGAAAATCATAACCTGTGGCCAccaatattccttttcccacatatTTCCAAATCCCTTTTGTGTTCTATTTTGCCATAGCACATGTCATCTTTTAACatactaaataattatttattctctttatacTGTTACATTCTGTTCACTGCTTGTCATCCTTTATTAGAATGCTAGCTCCCCAGGAGTAaggattttattctctttcctgATGTTCTCCCAGCTAAGAGGCCCTGGAACATGGAGACatgcaataaattatttaatgaatgaCTAAATGGTAACACTGCAATTCCAACTCCAATATCAATATCAAGTGCTCCTGTAACCTCATAAGTCAAACTGAACATTTTACAATGAATTTTAACcaactttctctcctttccttccaaattatctccttttttttttccagatacagTGACATATTATCATCCTTTTGATGTATGGTAACTCAAGCCTGTTCTGCTATGATTTGAATACAAAGCTTCCCCACTAAGGGGCCAACAGAAGTAGTCATAAATAAACTGTAAAGTCGTTCCTTACAAAGAGTTCTAAAGCTACCATTTTAATAACTGGAAATTAAAATCTTTAAGTGTTAAATAAGAATGCCTGCAAAATAAACCTGAaaaacttagttttttttttttttttttacttctgtaaTACAAATTTCTTAACCTACCAACTCTGCATCAAGATTGTTGTAAAATAGTCTCATAATTACACAGATTTAAATGTAGAGCTGGTCAAATTATATTCTCTAAGACACAAGGGCAAATGATAGATAAGTATTATAATACAGCTAACCCATAAAATGACAATTTGTTGAGTTGATTTTCGATGGTAGTCCTTTTACTAgttaccaaatatttttaaaactctttcaaTGTACTTTTTCAACTATTTCTTTATGACATGTGTTAGAGTAATGAAAAGTACTTTAATGCgtgagtaaataaaaaaaaaaattttaatggctttCCCAAGATAAGAAAAGTTCCTCATCCAACCAATATTGATGAGTACCATGGTAATGCAAAGATGGGGAGAGAAGGCGGTAGAAAAAGAAGATACACatgatttatttctttaaggAGAGAGAGAACCAACAAACCCGCTTACATGTAATTGGGCAATCATTAAGTCGTTTTGTCTATTATTAACCAGGTAAAGAAGAGAGAagttaaaataagagaaataccTGTCCTTTCTGGTGGGCTATACCAATGCATGTTTTTGGGTATGGTGATACACCGTCTCCACAATCCCACTGTGCCATTGTATCGAAAAAGTGCATCATTATAAGTCTTTTCATCTGCCTCATCACTAATAAATTCATCCCAGATGCTTTTATTCAAATCACTGGAATTTTCTTGAACTGGACTTCGATATTCATACCAGAAGTCTGTGCCAATGGAGGCTGCCATGTAGATGGTGGAAATGAGGCTAAGCACACAAGCAATTACAAATGCTGTAGCAAAACGGTTATCCATTCTGGCATTCAGACTGCTCtgtttaaaagttgaagaaagaagaaaagttagaCTTCACAGACAAATAACCaaagttattttgaattattccAAATGCACCCTTTACCCAATTCCCCATCCCTTCGTACATATAaccattaagaattttttttagaaagcagGCATGTTTTTAATTAAGCTTAAAACAAAACTCATTCTCATAAAAGTACTTATTGAATGCTCACATACCCAGGATGCTACGGAGACAGAGGTCTTGTTCTCTAGTCTATCACCTGCATACTAAAACAGACAACACTGAAATGGACATACACATTACAGATACAAACAATAGACATGCCCATGGTCAGCAGTGTACCGTGCACACATTTTAAATTACAGACTGATTTTTTGCACAAGCTGCAGAGGATTAAGTGTTCTGGGTTTGAGTGTTAAAAAGGCACAGGAAAAAGAAGCAGTGGAAATTGGCTTCTCCCAGTTTCCTCTGAAGAGGGAAGCCTCCTAAAACAAAGGTGAGAATCAGGAGCCATACGGAAAACAGAGTTGAAGATGTTTGTTAACCCCGAGGGAAAGGTTGTTCTAGGTGTATAAAATAGCAAAGAGAACAATAACATGTAATAATGCTAGATAGCAATCTCTCCCTAATCCATTAAAGCTAAGCCAAGCTACTTTACGCTGCCAAATGCTTCACTCCTATCTACTCTCCCTATTCCTTATACTTTTGAACCTCCTCAACTGAAACCTTGCTCTCTCCCTAAATCCTAAGTGCAACATATGTCCGCAAAAACTAAATGAACCCTCCTCAGCCAGACAGAAAACTCTCAAAATATCAACACTCCCAAGGCGTGGACAGGGCTCAACGGCAGTAGTAAATGGCCGCGGTAAAATGACTCAAGGCGGATCGCGCTGAGTCAAATACTACAAGGCAAGTATACACCGTGACCGCACCAAACACCTTACAAAGGTGCACGAAAACAGACTCGCAAACTGAGGTTGCTGAGTTTGGAAAATGGGAAGTGACTCAGGAAAGATAAGGGCAATGACAACGATAACTCAAAAAGTTggatttgtattttgattttttaaaaatccccccTTCATCCTGGTGCTCTCAAATGACCTTAAAGGGTCCCAGCACTGGGAACGGCGGTTCGTCCAAGCCGGACGCCTGGAACGGTCACCTCCCGTGCCTCACGGCGGGGCCGGAGAAGGCCAGGGCTGGGGCGGGGCAGCCGTGCTCGGCCCCGGGCCAGGGTCTCCCGGTACCCGACCAGGCCCCGCCCTAGAGGGCTCGGCCCAGGGACAAACCCGCCGCTCGGAACCCGCCCAATCCCGACCACGCCCGGGAAGGGGGCCCCTCTTCAAACCGCCGGGAACATCGAACCGCGACGCGACCCCCGCCCGGCGACGCAGGTCCCGTTCACTCACCGCCCATCCTCCTGTTCCGCCAGCTTCACCCTCTAGCTCAGACCACAGCACCCTACTCTCCCCGCGCCTCCTCTGACGCACTTCCCTGCAGAGCCCGCCCCCTCCATAACTCCCGCGCCTCCGCCCGCCCCCACTCCGGGCCGGGCCGCGGCCCGGGGCCGAGGGGCCTTGTGGGAGTTGTAGGAGGGACAGATTGAAAGCTGTCTGAGGCGGCGATGCGCGGCGCATTGTGGGAGATGTAGTTCAGCTCCTCAGGGCAAGCCGGTACGCAGAAGGGAAGTCTAGGCTGTTGGATTCTTGCATTTtagggaggaagggaaaatggTCCAGAAAGTAAAGCGGGCCTGTTTCCGGTCACCTCGAGTCAATGACCGTGACTTGTATAACTTAGGTCTGACTTTTAGGCCTGTGCTTTCCCTATCACACCACCCTGCCTCTAGATCTAAgtataaatgaacaaaaatgggATTCTACTTGTGAAACGTTGACCCATTTTATTTCCCTCTCCCAGAATCCCGCCCATTGGAGCAGAGCGTCCTTCTGGTTTTATTGCATAAGTTTAGGCTAAGAAGTATGTGACCTGGCAGACAGTATCCATCAAGAATGTAATGACATTATTTGGgtttcataaaatgtgtttgtaGCTGCCTTCTTTTTATGACAAGTGATACTAGTTTTCTATTGCAGTAATgttgttcctttaaaaatttttttcatttaatttaaaaaatatgaagttaATAATACTGAGGATACCAGATAtgtcaaaaaatgaataaaaagccaggcgcggtggctcacacctgtaatcccagcactttgggaggcctaggcggacagatcatgaggtcaggagatcgagaccatcctggctaacacggtgaaaccccgtctctactataaatgcaaaaaattagccaggcgtggtggcgggctcctgtagtcccagctactcggagaggctgaggcaggagaatggcgtgaacccgggaggcggagcttgcagcgagccgagattgcgccactgcaccccagcctgggcgacagagcgagactccgtctccgaaaaaaaaaaaaaaaaaatgaataaaaaattgtgGGTATAGTaggaaaaaagactgaaatttgGGGAACATCACTCAAGCAGATAAGGTCATGGACAGCATTGGAGATTGCAGATGATGTGTAGCACAGAGGCAACAATGATTTTGAGCCCTCAGGTTTAACACAGAAATTCATGGACAGGAAGCAGGGACATCTTAACAATAACATGAGTGGAACTATTAACGTGGCTTGGGACCAGCAAATGGATTTCTCAGCAGTAACCTACAGAGAAAGCTGACTCAAGGACCAGAGGGGCTCTCAAATCCCCACTCTGTCCCCTAATGCCTTGTAATTTAGCACAGGAGAAAGACGGGAGCTTCAAGTTGATATTAAATTTCTACCACTTTGACAGATTAAAGGCATGATATGTTTCTCTATCTATAGTTACATTTCTTTCACCTGTGTGGGTGAAACTGATATTCATATGCAGCACATAATAAGGTAGTAGCCAAATATATTCAAACATGACTGGATTTTCACATACagcatataattaaaaaaaaaaatttgtcagaGGCACCAACTACAGAAAGCGGCGGAGGGGCACAGGCAAATTGTCAATGTGTAGTAAGACGCATAAACGCCTTTATACTCCAGGAAATGTCTTCATCCATTGGCCTTCATTAGAAATCCCCTACtttctgccgggcgtggtggctcacgcctgtaatcccagcactttgggaggccgaggcagaggatcacgaggtcgggagatcgacaccatcctggctaacacggtgaaaccccgtctctactaaaaatacaaaaaaaatagccaggcttggtggcgggtgcttgtagtcccagctgctcgggaggctgaggcaggagaatggcatgaacccgggaggcggagcttgcaatgagccaagatcatgccactgcactccagcctgggtgacagaacaagactctgtctcaaaaaaagaaattccccACTTTCAGATTTACTTCTCCACTGAGATCATGTGGTCAGTAAACCAggcaaaagagaaatttaaaggagagagaagaaacaacTTCAGTCTACAGTTAAAGGAACTAGAGAGAGTGACTTGGTAGCAAACTTGGATATTAGAGTAACTGTCTACCATGGTAACACACTTGAATATACTTGTTTTGTGACTTTGGAGAATTAACCTTCTTTAAGTCTCGGTTGTCTTTTCTCAAAAATATGGATGTTGACGGTAGCATCTATCCCACATGATCATTGTGAAGAttgagaaaatacatataaaacgCCCAGCACAGGACCTGAGGCTTAGGAAAGAATCATTAAATTATtagtatttgcaaatatttgttgaatctcTATAATATTTGAGTAAGCTTAATgagaacagcttttttttttttttttttgtattctaatACAGTTCAAATCAGTGTGGCTGGTTCATTTCAACTCCTTCACTACCAAACTAGGAGGCAGGGACTGACTTCagtttctctgccttctctttgtCACTGATGACCAGGGTATAAAGATATCTGCTGCATCAAACTTTAAACTTCACATTGTCcttatttttcttgatcttgACAGATTTGGCATCCTTTCGTCGGGCTGTGAACAGAAAGTCCTTGATTTCCTCAATTTTCGGAGGCATGGCGACAAGGCACGCAGGGAGCAGGCGTGGACCGGGACAGCGAGCGGCGACCGGgcaaaaaaaggagggaaaaagacAGACAGCTTTTAAAGCTCCTGGATTAACCCTAGAGGCTACCCCTAAATGGAGATTAGCCATTTATAGAGAGAGGTGATCCCGCTCGCTTCAGCAGGTTTGAGAAGCTCTGGACTAACCACCAAATGACTAGGAAAGATTTGCCAGGGCTAGTATTTTGGGTCTCCTTGTTTAGCCCTGCTCAGGAGATTCCCAGGCCTGGGATGGTATCATACACAAGTCGTCATGACTCAGGAGGTGGATGTTTCTGGGAAGACCTGCAAAGGAGGATGATACTTGCACCCTTCGAGTCTTCAGAATGCCTAGAAAACACTCAGGACGCGTTTCACTGACCAACCTAGTGTGAACCTGGAGGTGTCTACGTGTTTGTGGTTTTGATCATCCTGAGAGAGGACCTGAACGGCCTCTTCACACCCAGTTTCACCAACCACACAACCGTATTTCTGGTTTATCTCTGCACCTTTGGTGTttcctaatttctatttatgcttGCTTGTTGTATGAGTAGGTAAAATAAATCCTTAATTAGTTAATGGAGCTAAATTTCTACTTCTGCTTCTTACTCTGCTGTTTGAGAAACGGTAGCTAGCCTTATATTTTCACAAATATGAAAGTTGATTTTGTGCAACCATGTAGAGATTATGGAATTTAGGTTTAAAAGCAAAGTTAAATGGGGCATCTAGCTTAACTTGTTAAAGATGGTTCTAGTTTCAACAGGAAGGCATTACAGTTAtagcacatttaaaataaaactggtaACTGAAAATCTAGATACTCAGATGTTGTAACTTGTTTTTATTATGTACTTACGAAACAACGCTTCACACTAGAATTTCCATCCATACCAAATTCCccaatacatttaatattttatttttaattgcacgTTTTTAGGAATTAAAAGCTATATCTACATTATAAGATATATTTACACGATGTTTTTTCATGTAATCTTTTTTCCTGGTTGTTTTCCTTGTGAACTTTGGagttcagaaaggaagaaaaggggaatATGTACAATTCTGGATTCCAAccaaaaaccatttttaaaaatgtacatatcttTGAATTTCCTTGCACCCATTCACtgtagaacaacaacaaaatcaagatCAAGGCAAATAGAAAAATGCATCtaaaatgtctccttttttttttttactaaagtgCCTGTAAAGTGCCACATATAGtaaaaaactataatttttaGATGCCCATGCTTCTGAAAGACAGTGAATGAGCCATATGTAAATGAGAAGTTTAAGttatcctttattttaaaattatcagtgGATCTTTGGTTAATGACCCCTTTCTGGACCGCAGGGTCTTCATTAGTAAAACAGTTCTACTAATGATCCTTAATACCACTTGAAGCTCTAAAATTTTACAGTTTATAATTCTACTGGAAGAAGAATAATGCAACTACTAAATATGGTTTTCACAGATCCACAGCATTAGAGTTTCATTGCAGAATTTATACACCCTATACCTCAAGCCTAGGCAATGTACTAGAAGCAGAGATAATGGCAAATGTAGATtgcaaaggaaaaggaggaagactATGTGCATTCTGATTAGAAAAGATACTGAAAAACAGCCCTTGCTATTTCAAAGATTAACAGTAATTATGAAGGTAAAATTATGGAAGGaaacttttctgatttcttttaattGACACTTATTAGTATAGGGTTATGAGTATGAATTGTGAGCCtcccaaaaataatttttcaaaaaataatcttATTGCAGATAAGAAACTAATATAatcaattaatttaattattaataaagttAAGAGTCTTCATTGAGAGAGTCCTCTTCTCATCACTATCCTTCATACTTATTATGAGGCCATGATaatgatatttttcacatttattggtttgcaaGTTGCTTCTGATTCAACAAGTTGTGCCAAGTGAAAACATTAGCATAGGTTGACAAAAAATATGCTGCATTAACTTAGAAACATCTCTTCATATTAGTTTATGATGTGACAAAGATCCCAGGATTGAATAGAAAATGGAAGCTGTCTAAGAAGTTTGTGAAAAGTCCCTACTCTGAGGAAATAACTCAAAATTCAAGCATGATTCATCCCAGATCTACAATCATTTATTGACCATCTACTGCTTGCCAGACACTCTGCTGGATGCCAAGGACACcaacataaataaacataatttttgttaTGCACAACCTAAATTCAGATTAAATCTACTATTTCGAAGAAACCTAAAGTATATATTCCTAGAATAGTAACATCATTTCTATCTATATAAGTAGTAGTTACCAATGGAAATAACCCAGTAAATTAAGTGGGGGGCCCTCATAATAGTGAATACATGCCACTTAATTTGGCATGATGTGATATTACATTACATAGTACTAAATTCTCCAAGTaactgagaatttaaaaataaaaataaactcctaGAGTATAAACAGTATAATCGTTTTTCTTAAACTTAACTATTTGACTTTGCACTTTATGATACTTGTAAGAAATGGACAAGATAATGTATCTAACAAGTGAATATATAATGACACCGTTTGACTGATTAGATTAATGAGAAATGATTAGTTGCTTCATGCTCTTTGCCATTTATTCCGGGACATATCAGCAGAGCATGTGTGAATCAAAGGCTTCATGTCCAAGGATTCCTTTCTTCTGTGCTATATGCATGTAATCTGATGAGTCTCCACCTGATACTGTGGTTGACAGGGAAGAGGCCAAAGTAATATAATCACAAGTTCAATAAGCCTAATTGGGGTGGCTCTATTATTAAATCTTCAGCCTGCTTGTGAAGCAGAGGCTGCAAGCCACAGCAAATAGTAATGAATTCACTCGAGCAGACGTTTCTGTAGAGAAAACCTTTCTCTGTCTTCATCTTCAACACCTGAACCAGTTCTGAGCATAACTCAGGAATTGGAACAGAGAATAATTAGGGCCTAGAAATCTAAATTAATTCCTCAAATTTTGTGATATTCGGACTAAAAGACTTCCACAAATTTCAAATTTTGAGGTAacttttaagtctttttaaaaaaattagtcaaaataataacaaagcaTAATATATAATGTTGGTTAACTTACATAAATTAGAACAGTGATTCTAAACTTTAGTGTGTAGAAGAATCACCTCGAATGCTTGTTAAATATAAAGTCCTAGA
This genomic window contains:
- the CLDND1 gene encoding claudin domain-containing protein 1 isoform X6, producing the protein METFSGSSLNARMDNRFATAFVIACVLSLISTIYMAASIGTDFWYEYRSPVQENSSDLNKSIWDEFISDEADEKTYNDALFRYNGTVGLWRRCITIPKNMHWYSPPERTESFDVVTKCVSFTLTEQFMEKFVDPGNHNSGIDLLRTCLCTLGSVSCYVAGIELLHQKLELPDSVSGEFGWSFCLACVSAPLQFMASALFIWAAHTNRKEYTLMKAYRVA
- the CLDND1 gene encoding claudin domain-containing protein 1 isoform X5, with amino-acid sequence MPNLSSLNARMDNRFATAFVIACVLSLISTIYMAASIGTDFWYEYRSPVQENSSDLNKSIWDEFISDEADEKTYNDALFRYNGTVGLWRRCITIPKNMHWYSPPERTESFDVVTKCVSFTLTEQFMEKFVDPGNHNSGIDLLRTYLWRCQFLLPFVSLGLMCFGALIGLCACICRSLYPTIATGILHLLAGLCTLGSVSCYVAGIELLHQKLELPDSVSGEFGWSFCLACVSAPLQFMASALFIWAAHTNRKEYTLMKAYRVA
- the CLDND1 gene encoding claudin domain-containing protein 1 isoform X4, with the translated sequence METFSGSSLNARMDNRFATAFVIACVLSLISTIYMAASIGTDFWYEYRSPVQENSSDLNKSIWDEFISDEADEKTYNDALFRYNGTVGLWRRCITIPKNMHWYSPPERTESFDVVTKCVSFTLTEQFMEKFVDPGNHNSGIDLLRTYLWRCQFLLPFVSLGLMCFGALIGLCACICRSLYPTIATGILHLLAGLCTLGSVSCYVAGIELLHQKLELPDSVSGEFGWSFCLACVSAPLQFMASALFIWAAHTNRKEYTLMKAYRVA
- the CLDND1 gene encoding claudin domain-containing protein 1 isoform X7, whose translation is MPNLSSLNARMDNRFATAFVIACVLSLISTIYMAASIGTDFWYEYRSPVQENSSDLNKSIWDEFISDEADEKTYNDALFRYNGTVGLWRRCITIPKNMHWYSPPERTESFDVVTKCVSFTLTEQFMEKFVDPGNHNSGIDLLRTCLCTLGSVSCYVAGIELLHQKLELPDSVSGEFGWSFCLACVSAPLQFMASALFIWAAHTNRKEYTLMKAYRVA
- the CLDND1 gene encoding claudin domain-containing protein 1 isoform X1, yielding MDNRFATAFVIACVLSLISTIYMAASIGTDFWYEYRSPVQENSSDLNKSIWDEFISDEADEKTYNDALFRYNGTVGLWRRCITIPKNMHWYSPPERTESFDVVTKCVSFTLTEQFMEKFVDPGNHNSGIDLLRTYLWRCQFLLPFVSLGLMCFGALIGLCACICRSLYPTIATGILHLLAGLCTLGSVSCYVAGIELLHQKLELPDSVSGEFGWSFCLACVSAPLQFMASALFIWAAHTNRKEYTLMKAYRVA
- the CLDND1 gene encoding claudin domain-containing protein 1 isoform X3, which translates into the protein MGGDRLENKTSVSVASWSSLNARMDNRFATAFVIACVLSLISTIYMAASIGTDFWYEYRSPVQENSSDLNKSIWDEFISDEADEKTYNDALFRYNGTVGLWRRCITIPKNMHWYSPPERTESFDVVTKCVSFTLTEQFMEKFVDPGNHNSGIDLLRTYLWRCQFLLPFVSLGLMCFGALIGLCACICRSLYPTIATGILHLLAGLCTLGSVSCYVAGIELLHQKLELPDSVSGEFGWSFCLACVSAPLQFMASALFIWAAHTNRKEYTLMKAYRVA
- the CLDND1 gene encoding claudin domain-containing protein 1 isoform X2, which gives rise to MDNRFATAFVIACVLSLISTIYMAASIGTDFWYEYRSPVQENSSDLNKSIWDEFISDEADEKTYNDALFRYNGTVGLWRRCITIPKNMHWYSPPERTESFDVVTKCVSFTLTEQFMEKFVDPGNHNSGIDLLRTCLCTLGSVSCYVAGIELLHQKLELPDSVSGEFGWSFCLACVSAPLQFMASALFIWAAHTNRKEYTLMKAYRVA